One Leptospira fletcheri genomic window carries:
- the secD gene encoding protein translocase subunit SecD, producing MKSAQWILVPILVVAASLTLLYPNFATRELELAIRKEFRDLPEEKKKAALESFSERWKKEYDPKGAWKIEPDPGILPDADYYLVTGRFITSAKINQLSQENQELILEPKNKLRPTWVEKYFFGERPLTIKLGLDLQGGMRVVLKGDFEDYASKLRDSYAKEIESLNKKSEDKSLAEKERQEAKDRLAEIESYFTLNPSRKLIELEKAKLIIDNRLTNQNLTEPQVRIQKDQDSIEVSLPGVSNSSQILDIIRNTETVEYRLKEPARDPKSQNDSRGTYQTLIDTEENRLVAEDKREQTDIVKFQNIIKQKIGKDEQDKFLVTLEKKYNIPEKYKLYALWARGANPKAPLLPREFIVLERAIALDGKDMRDARPSYDNNRLGYFVSFTLTSAGAEKFFEITSKNVGRQLAIVWGDKVISAPVIKGPIAGGNAQIDGDFSREEAVDLSNVISEGALPIPLSVLEMRFIGPTLGIESIEVGLKAVLLGFVLVILFMVAIYRLSGLVADIALLVNVIVLMALLSLMGFTLTLPGFAGIILTVGMAVDANVIIYERIKEELRAGKHVTAAVAQGFDNAFWTIVDSNITTLISGILMIKLGNGPIKGFAITLCWGIVTSLFTSLFLSRMIMDLLVNKLGVTRLQIGFKRLVPKNV from the coding sequence TTGAAATCCGCCCAATGGATCCTTGTACCCATACTCGTTGTAGCAGCTTCCTTAACGCTACTGTATCCTAACTTCGCAACCAGAGAGCTGGAGCTTGCGATTCGAAAGGAATTCCGGGATCTTCCGGAAGAAAAGAAAAAGGCCGCTCTGGAAAGTTTTTCTGAACGTTGGAAAAAGGAATACGATCCTAAGGGCGCCTGGAAGATCGAGCCTGATCCTGGAATCCTTCCCGACGCGGATTATTATTTGGTTACGGGAAGATTCATCACTTCCGCAAAAATCAATCAGCTTTCCCAGGAAAACCAGGAACTCATTCTGGAACCCAAGAATAAGCTGCGGCCTACTTGGGTGGAGAAATATTTCTTCGGGGAGAGACCTCTTACGATCAAGCTGGGATTGGACTTGCAAGGGGGAATGCGCGTCGTTCTGAAAGGGGACTTCGAAGATTACGCCTCCAAACTCAGGGACAGTTATGCGAAGGAAATCGAAAGCCTGAACAAGAAATCCGAGGATAAGAGTCTGGCCGAAAAGGAAAGACAAGAAGCAAAGGATCGTCTCGCGGAGATCGAAAGCTACTTCACTCTCAATCCCTCCAGAAAACTGATCGAGTTGGAAAAAGCGAAACTCATCATCGACAATCGTCTCACGAACCAGAATTTGACGGAACCCCAGGTTCGTATCCAGAAGGACCAGGATTCCATCGAAGTATCCCTTCCCGGGGTCAGCAATTCCTCCCAGATATTGGATATCATCCGGAACACCGAGACGGTCGAATATAGGTTGAAGGAACCCGCCAGGGATCCCAAAAGCCAAAACGACAGCCGTGGAACGTACCAAACCCTGATAGACACGGAAGAAAATCGCCTGGTCGCCGAGGACAAACGGGAACAGACCGATATAGTAAAATTTCAGAATATTATAAAACAAAAAATCGGAAAGGATGAACAGGATAAATTCCTCGTAACCCTGGAAAAGAAATACAATATTCCGGAAAAATACAAGTTATACGCACTATGGGCGAGGGGCGCCAACCCGAAAGCTCCACTCCTTCCCCGGGAATTCATCGTTTTGGAAAGAGCCATCGCGCTCGACGGAAAGGACATGAGGGACGCCAGACCTTCCTACGACAATAACCGTCTGGGATATTTCGTTTCCTTTACCCTGACCTCCGCGGGTGCGGAGAAATTCTTCGAAATCACGTCCAAAAACGTAGGTCGTCAATTGGCCATCGTCTGGGGAGATAAGGTGATTTCCGCTCCGGTGATCAAGGGACCGATCGCCGGGGGGAATGCGCAAATCGACGGAGACTTCAGCCGCGAGGAAGCGGTCGATCTTTCGAACGTGATCAGCGAAGGAGCTCTACCGATTCCGCTCAGTGTTCTTGAAATGAGGTTCATCGGTCCCACTCTCGGAATCGAATCGATTGAGGTCGGTTTGAAGGCCGTGCTTTTGGGATTCGTACTGGTAATCTTGTTTATGGTCGCGATCTATCGTCTTTCCGGTTTGGTGGCGGATATCGCCCTGCTCGTAAACGTGATCGTTCTCATGGCCTTGCTTTCTTTGATGGGATTCACTCTGACGCTGCCCGGTTTTGCGGGGATTATCCTTACGGTCGGTATGGCCGTGGATGCGAACGTGATCATTTACGAACGTATCAAAGAGGAACTTCGAGCCGGCAAGCATGTCACCGCGGCGGTTGCCCAAGGTTTCGATAACGCATTTTGGACCATCGTAGATAGTAACATTACGACTCTTATTTCCGGTATTCTGATGATCAAATTAGGAAACGGACCGATCAAAGGATTTGCGATCACTCTCTGCTGGGGGATCGTCACGTCCCTATTCACTTCTCTTTTCCTAAGCAGAATGATTATGGATCTGCTCGTAAATAAACTCGGGGTCACGAGACTCCAAATCGGATTCAAGAGGCTGGTGCCCAAAAATGTTTGA
- a CDS encoding SRP-less Sec system protein, translated as MMKKILCLFLSITLTLPAFGQDGEEIDFLDKVSEPKKATAPADKKAQSAKAVKKKKSRKGSKKKKSATEAKENETKKKVEPESAVDPKNESGTGPDGQSKNTEESVDKPVKKEEFGRPQKPYWVNEETALNPKNLPGYSDPSSNASKSENSFQEKLGNILQMGQDKKKEEEKRKAAEHKDQNAIVSFFSEYKKPIIILGLIILFALYRLRAGGPRSISRRSPVTINKVRRD; from the coding sequence ATGATGAAAAAAATCCTATGCCTCTTTCTTTCCATAACTCTGACCCTTCCTGCCTTCGGCCAGGATGGGGAAGAAATCGATTTTTTGGACAAGGTTTCCGAGCCTAAAAAAGCGACCGCTCCGGCCGATAAAAAGGCCCAGAGCGCGAAGGCCGTCAAAAAGAAGAAATCTAGGAAAGGTTCCAAGAAAAAGAAATCTGCGACCGAGGCAAAGGAAAACGAAACCAAGAAAAAGGTGGAGCCGGAATCGGCAGTCGATCCCAAGAACGAATCCGGAACCGGTCCCGACGGACAATCCAAGAATACGGAAGAGTCCGTAGACAAGCCGGTCAAAAAGGAAGAGTTCGGGCGTCCTCAGAAGCCGTATTGGGTAAACGAAGAGACCGCGTTGAATCCGAAGAATCTTCCCGGATATTCGGACCCTTCCTCGAACGCTTCCAAATCGGAGAATTCCTTTCAGGAAAAACTAGGAAATATCCTGCAGATGGGTCAGGATAAAAAGAAGGAAGAAGAAAAACGTAAGGCCGCCGAGCATAAGGACCAAAACGCGATCGTCTCCTTCTTTTCGGAATATAAAAAACCCATCATCATTCTCGGACTGATCATCCTATTTGCCTTATACCGCCTTCGGGCGGGCGGGCCGCGTAGTATCAGCCGGCGCTCTCCGGTGACAATAAATAAAGTGAGAAGAGACTAG
- the yajC gene encoding preprotein translocase subunit YajC, whose translation MQFDLNSFLLLAQASDAGAAAPSAGNPLSLLTSPYGMIAVMFVIMYFLVIRPQRNEEKKRKSMIESLQKGDTVVTSSGIHGKVVEFKENNDVVVLAIAKDTNVTFNTSTIVKKKEG comes from the coding sequence ATGCAATTCGATTTAAATTCATTTCTTTTACTCGCGCAAGCCTCGGATGCGGGTGCTGCGGCTCCGTCTGCGGGAAATCCTCTCTCTCTATTGACTTCTCCCTACGGAATGATCGCGGTTATGTTCGTGATCATGTATTTCCTGGTGATCCGTCCCCAGAGAAACGAGGAAAAGAAACGCAAATCCATGATAGAAAGCCTCCAAAAAGGGGATACTGTCGTCACTTCCTCCGGAATTCATGGAAAAGTGGTGGAGTTCAAGGAAAACAACGATGTCGTTGTTTTGGCTATCGCTAAGGATACGAATGTGACGTTCAATACGAGCACGATCGTAAAGAAGAAGGAAGGGTAA
- the trpD gene encoding anthranilate phosphoribosyltransferase, which produces MEIRKAILKVLDRKPLTVAEAEAVMNDIMKGSVSEILLASFLTALRSKGETVDELLGFSLALRRNALKPKTVFPFDMLDTCGTGGDGKGTVNISTLSAITLASLGLKVAKHGNRSVSSHTGSSDILTRLGYNTEKTQEEVESHLIESGFTFLFAPMWHPSMKFAGPVRKELGFRTAFNMIGPLSNPFSPQYQIIGVYEPELMETLIRVLQGLGLKKALVCHSRDGLDEFSIFETTDYTLLEDGVISRKDFDPKTLGLGTQPPQEVFTSGPDQAEELARRILEGEKIAGAHAVALNAGAGLFVMGKVRSIEEGYRIALEQLSSGKTKQFFQNLITKR; this is translated from the coding sequence ATGGAAATTAGAAAAGCGATATTGAAAGTCTTGGACCGTAAGCCTTTGACGGTCGCGGAAGCGGAAGCCGTTATGAACGATATCATGAAAGGTTCCGTATCCGAGATCCTTCTCGCCTCCTTTCTCACCGCATTGCGATCCAAGGGAGAGACGGTGGACGAACTTTTGGGATTTTCCCTGGCGCTCCGTAGGAACGCTTTAAAACCTAAGACGGTTTTTCCCTTCGACATGCTGGATACCTGCGGCACGGGAGGAGACGGAAAAGGAACGGTGAATATATCCACTCTTTCCGCCATCACTCTGGCATCCTTAGGGTTGAAGGTAGCCAAGCACGGAAATCGTTCCGTCTCTTCTCACACGGGTTCCAGCGATATCTTAACCCGATTGGGCTATAATACCGAAAAGACTCAGGAAGAAGTGGAATCCCATTTGATCGAAAGCGGCTTCACCTTTCTTTTCGCGCCTATGTGGCATCCTTCCATGAAATTTGCGGGTCCGGTCAGGAAAGAGTTGGGTTTTCGCACGGCATTTAATATGATAGGACCGTTGAGCAATCCCTTTTCTCCTCAGTACCAGATCATCGGAGTGTACGAACCGGAACTGATGGAAACGTTGATCCGGGTTCTTCAGGGATTGGGTTTGAAAAAGGCCTTGGTTTGCCATTCCCGGGACGGTTTGGACGAATTCTCCATCTTTGAAACCACGGATTACACTCTATTGGAGGACGGCGTGATTTCTAGGAAGGACTTCGATCCCAAGACTCTCGGGCTCGGAACACAACCTCCCCAGGAAGTATTCACTTCCGGACCCGACCAGGCGGAAGAACTCGCTCGTCGAATTCTAGAAGGGGAAAAAATTGCCGGAGCACATGCGGTCGCATTGAATGCCGGGGCAGGGTTATTCGTCATGGGAAAGGTTCGCTCGATCGAGGAAGGTTACCGGATCGCGCTAGAACAATTGAGCAGCGGAAAAACGAAGCAGTTCTTTCAAAATTTAATTACCAAACGGTAG
- the pgsA gene encoding CDP-diacylglycerol--glycerol-3-phosphate 3-phosphatidyltransferase: MNSNINIPNTLTVLRVASLPFFIWFLYQKEQAYHIAALVLFAAASVTDFIDGYLARKWKQETEFGKFLDPLADKIIVVGCFTTFIFLHEQIELWMVLLIVGRDMMITTLRFLAIRQGNSIRTTMLGKVKTAFQMGAIILILIFFILVSSKKRTLINDVYHSGKEAGFPVFTIASGNAEAFFRSWKEEGIPSWGDLVFELGGFVPYFGMLLTTFITVLSGIRYLVSNREVLQPSAIRRVFRKNGN, translated from the coding sequence TTGAACTCCAATATTAATATACCGAATACGCTTACGGTCCTCCGTGTGGCCTCCTTGCCATTCTTCATCTGGTTTTTGTATCAAAAAGAGCAGGCGTATCATATCGCTGCTCTGGTTCTGTTCGCGGCGGCGTCCGTCACCGATTTTATCGACGGATACTTGGCGAGAAAATGGAAGCAGGAGACCGAATTCGGAAAGTTTCTGGATCCTCTTGCGGACAAGATCATCGTGGTGGGTTGCTTCACGACCTTTATCTTTCTGCACGAACAGATAGAACTCTGGATGGTACTCTTGATCGTAGGCAGAGACATGATGATCACGACTCTGCGTTTTTTGGCGATTCGGCAAGGGAATTCCATACGGACCACCATGTTGGGAAAGGTCAAAACCGCATTTCAAATGGGTGCGATCATTCTCATATTGATCTTCTTCATTCTGGTCTCTTCCAAAAAACGGACCCTGATCAACGACGTATATCACAGCGGAAAGGAAGCGGGATTTCCCGTTTTTACCATCGCTTCCGGGAACGCGGAGGCTTTTTTCCGTTCCTGGAAAGAGGAAGGAATTCCGAGTTGGGGGGATTTGGTTTTCGAACTGGGAGGTTTTGTTCCGTATTTCGGAATGTTGCTTACGACTTTCATTACGGTCTTATCCGGCATCCGTTATCTAGTTTCGAACCGGGAAGTTCTGCAGCCGAGCGCGATCAGGAGGGTCTTTCGTAAAAATGGAAATTAG
- the rimO gene encoding 30S ribosomal protein S12 methylthiotransferase RimO: MEKKFYITTLGCPKNTVDSMSMHHSLLEEGFSPASTPEDSDFHLINTCTFIRSATEETIQTILGATQAKKREGQKVVVVGCFAERYPKDISSEIPEVDLVFGTGRYSQAGKILREAFRRDLEGNPKPEFNAELIERMKLSPGIENYSKPYAYVKVSDGCNRGCAFCIIPSLRGKFQDSPLENILQDTARAISAGAKEICLVSQDTVYYGKNSDLLLDMIRRVSEVPSLEILRLLYLYPDKKTEKILGLFREIPKIAPYLESPLQHVSERVLKSMNRSGSYSAFRDLYSLARETRPGLEIRTSFILGFPGETGKDVDEILRFLEETRPEKVNLFSYSPQDGTTGANLEQTVSEKEKAKRINVIRETHLKILQEIHESRIGKEYPAIVDGIEEGSAIVRRFQDAPEIDEIVYVEDPGLKPGMIGKVKVESFYEYDMMGTWSNA; encoded by the coding sequence TTGGAGAAGAAGTTTTATATCACCACCCTAGGATGTCCCAAGAATACAGTGGACTCCATGAGTATGCACCATTCCCTTTTGGAGGAAGGATTTTCTCCCGCGTCGACGCCCGAGGATTCCGACTTCCATCTGATCAATACCTGTACGTTTATCCGTTCCGCAACGGAAGAGACGATCCAAACCATTTTGGGAGCGACCCAAGCTAAAAAACGCGAAGGGCAGAAGGTGGTGGTGGTCGGCTGTTTTGCGGAACGCTATCCCAAAGATATTTCCTCGGAAATACCCGAAGTGGACCTGGTATTCGGAACAGGGAGATATTCCCAAGCAGGAAAAATTCTGCGGGAAGCTTTCCGACGCGATCTGGAAGGAAATCCCAAACCGGAATTCAACGCGGAACTGATAGAAAGGATGAAGCTTTCTCCCGGGATCGAAAATTATTCCAAACCCTATGCCTATGTGAAAGTTTCCGACGGTTGCAACCGCGGCTGTGCGTTCTGTATCATACCTTCTCTCCGAGGCAAGTTCCAGGATTCTCCTCTGGAAAACATACTTCAGGATACCGCAAGAGCGATCTCTGCCGGCGCCAAGGAAATTTGTCTCGTCTCTCAGGACACTGTGTACTACGGGAAGAACAGCGATCTTCTCTTGGACATGATCCGACGAGTCTCTGAGGTCCCGAGTCTGGAAATTCTGCGTCTTCTCTATCTATATCCGGATAAAAAAACGGAGAAAATCCTCGGACTCTTCCGTGAGATCCCTAAAATCGCTCCTTATCTGGAATCTCCTCTCCAGCACGTTTCCGAGAGAGTGCTAAAATCGATGAATCGTAGCGGGAGTTATTCCGCTTTCCGGGATTTGTATTCCCTAGCGAGGGAAACCCGCCCGGGGCTTGAGATCCGGACCTCTTTTATCTTGGGATTTCCCGGAGAAACGGGAAAGGACGTGGACGAGATCCTTCGATTCCTAGAGGAGACGAGGCCCGAAAAGGTGAATCTGTTTTCGTATTCTCCCCAGGACGGTACGACCGGAGCGAACCTGGAACAAACCGTTTCCGAAAAGGAAAAGGCTAAGCGAATTAATGTAATTCGAGAAACTCATTTGAAGATTCTGCAGGAAATCCACGAGTCTCGGATCGGGAAGGAATATCCGGCGATCGTAGACGGAATAGAGGAAGGTTCCGCGATCGTGAGACGCTTCCAAGATGCTCCGGAAATAGATGAGATCGTATATGTGGAAGATCCAGGTCTCAAGCCCGGAATGATCGGAAAAGTGAAAGTGGAATCTTTTTACGAGTACGATATGATGGGAACCTGGTCGAACGCTTGA
- a CDS encoding helix-turn-helix domain-containing protein: MNQKRVGQILREAREEKKLTVKDVSKDTNISVKYILALETEDYAQFPGETFTIGFLKNYGSYLKLDTGMLVNLYRGEKIEESQAPLEELTRPTSSFYYDLNIDKNKLITAVGALLIVILGIFAFPYVFDGSGSGDEVSEDGRRKLEIPENIDFVNRSVPETRPESFILTTNQGVSFSVSNQQCKLFITGVEQGSETNKALLAFNVYPELNVYKFKLSEGEEKVLSYTVPEISSLRRSIRITAQSVTASSAKVLVSLNEEERPGNSNATKQGTEDSNSTKTLGDVPIQVTLFFSKPSYAEFIMDGQMGFRGLVQSGETRSLEAKDRLELKVGDGSAVEMIQNGKTKVVLGRPGKLVKKVFIKTPNPYDSTQFIIKELGE; the protein is encoded by the coding sequence TTGAATCAGAAGCGTGTAGGGCAGATCCTTAGGGAGGCTAGGGAAGAAAAAAAACTCACTGTAAAAGACGTGTCCAAGGACACCAATATTTCAGTGAAATATATCCTTGCGTTGGAAACGGAGGATTACGCGCAATTTCCCGGTGAAACGTTTACGATCGGTTTCTTAAAGAACTACGGAAGTTATCTCAAGCTGGATACGGGCATGTTGGTGAATCTCTACCGCGGAGAAAAGATAGAGGAATCCCAAGCGCCTCTCGAGGAGTTGACTCGTCCGACTTCCTCCTTTTATTACGACCTGAATATAGACAAAAACAAACTCATCACGGCCGTCGGAGCTTTATTGATCGTAATTCTTGGAATATTCGCTTTTCCTTATGTATTTGACGGATCCGGAAGCGGTGACGAAGTCTCCGAAGACGGGCGTCGGAAACTGGAGATCCCTGAAAATATCGATTTCGTAAACAGGTCCGTTCCTGAAACCAGACCGGAAAGTTTCATCCTGACTACGAACCAAGGGGTAAGTTTCAGCGTTTCCAACCAGCAGTGCAAATTGTTCATCACTGGAGTGGAGCAGGGTTCCGAGACCAACAAGGCCCTTCTGGCTTTTAACGTCTATCCTGAGTTGAACGTCTATAAATTCAAACTTTCGGAAGGGGAGGAAAAGGTTCTCAGTTATACCGTTCCAGAAATTTCCTCTTTGAGAAGAAGTATCCGGATCACCGCTCAGAGTGTTACCGCCAGTTCCGCGAAGGTCCTTGTTTCTCTGAACGAGGAAGAGCGCCCGGGAAATTCCAATGCGACCAAACAGGGAACCGAAGATTCGAATTCGACCAAGACCTTAGGAGATGTTCCCATCCAAGTCACACTTTTCTTTTCCAAACCCAGCTATGCCGAATTCATCATGGATGGACAGATGGGATTCAGGGGATTGGTGCAGAGCGGAGAAACCAGATCCTTGGAAGCCAAGGATCGACTGGAGTTGAAGGTAGGGGACGGTTCCGCCGTAGAAATGATCCAGAACGGAAAGACCAAGGTAGTCCTAGGCCGCCCCGGAAAATTAGTTAAGAAAGTCTTTATTAAAACGCCCAACCCTTACGATAGCACCCAGTTTATCATCAAGGAGCTGGGCGAGTAG